From Pseudoalteromonas viridis, the proteins below share one genomic window:
- the istB gene encoding IS21-like element helper ATPase IstB: MSNEQTVYDNLKALRLHGVSEALQKVLLTPQMCEWPLLDTLAYLTNAEMQSRDVKKRERLKRDARLKQSYACVENIDYQANRGIDKGYLATLITCDWISQNQFLVITGPTGVGKSWLACALANQAINQMRSVHYYRSGLLFEEMAIAHRDGSLPKLRNKLSRYKVIILDDFGLSPMSDGNRHDLLDLVEDRVESGSFIITSQLPVEQWHEYIGEPTVADAIMDRIVHRAHIIQLHGESMRKLHSPLREGKS, encoded by the coding sequence ATGAGTAACGAGCAAACTGTTTATGACAACCTTAAGGCGCTTCGGTTACATGGAGTCAGCGAGGCGTTGCAAAAAGTACTGCTGACGCCGCAAATGTGTGAATGGCCTTTGCTGGATACCTTAGCGTATCTGACGAATGCCGAAATGCAGTCGAGAGACGTGAAAAAGCGAGAGCGGTTAAAACGAGATGCAAGACTAAAACAAAGCTATGCCTGTGTTGAGAATATTGATTACCAGGCCAATCGGGGAATAGACAAAGGCTATCTGGCGACGTTAATCACCTGCGACTGGATTTCGCAAAATCAGTTTCTTGTTATTACAGGTCCAACCGGCGTTGGTAAAAGCTGGCTTGCCTGTGCACTGGCAAATCAGGCTATTAATCAGATGCGATCAGTGCATTACTATCGAAGCGGCTTGTTATTTGAGGAAATGGCCATTGCACATAGGGATGGATCTTTGCCGAAGTTGCGCAATAAACTCTCCAGATATAAGGTCATCATTTTAGATGACTTCGGTCTGAGCCCTATGAGTGATGGCAATCGGCATGACCTGCTTGATTTGGTCGAAGATAGGGTTGAATCAGGCTCGTTTATTATCACCTCCCAGCTGCCGGTTGAGCAATGGCATGAATATATTGGTGAGCCCACTGTTGCGGATGCGATTATGGACCGTATTGTACATCGGGCCCATATCATTCAGTTGCATGGCGAATCAATGCGCAAGTTGCATTCTCCGCTCAGGGAGGGCAAGTCATGA
- the istA gene encoding IS21 family transposase, whose translation MDAHKLRNLLRLLLNTNYSNGYIANLSGLAPNTVKRYRKKLQSQPLTIQALDESDDNQLNSLFTTHKANAFQRRQPDWPYIHGLMQLRHQTLIQLWEEYRRANPKDAYCYSQFTHYYRNYIKSIDITMRQHYAPGEVAFVDFAGKRPSWTKLKFGKQQFAELFVGVLGHSQLIFAIAVLNQKMESWLYAHQQMLNYFGGVPQLIVPDNLKSAVTKPGKFPVINRSYQEMSEHYGFVIEPARVRRPQDKSLAEIGVLLVTRWITVVLRRRQFFSLEEMNVAIRELLEVLNNRPFKRYEGCRRSRFETQESETLMPLTAEPFDIGHWIHHQKVDRDYHVYVYGHAYSVPFEFAHQYVDIKVCPKKVEVYCHHKQVAIHVRSHVQGGATTENRHRPKSHRAYAEQSRESFLKWAEGVGSCTVSVVTAQFSEQADHSLKGCKACVQLQKLLGQYGANRLENACKCACEIQSLTASSVRSILQCNLDKTDTNEEVAQLSLPLHHNVRGANYYSGEGDGHE comes from the coding sequence ATGGACGCACATAAGTTACGTAATTTATTACGTTTATTGTTAAATACAAATTACTCCAATGGTTACATTGCAAACCTGAGCGGATTGGCTCCAAATACAGTCAAACGCTATCGAAAGAAGTTGCAAAGTCAGCCCCTGACAATACAAGCATTGGATGAGTCTGATGACAATCAACTCAATAGCTTGTTCACTACGCACAAAGCAAACGCCTTTCAACGTCGCCAGCCAGATTGGCCTTATATTCATGGGCTTATGCAGCTGAGACACCAAACGTTAATACAGCTATGGGAGGAATATCGAAGAGCAAATCCCAAAGATGCCTATTGTTATTCCCAGTTCACGCACTACTACCGTAACTATATTAAATCAATTGATATCACGATGCGGCAGCACTATGCACCCGGAGAAGTGGCCTTTGTTGATTTTGCGGGAAAGCGCCCATCATGGACAAAGCTTAAGTTTGGGAAACAGCAGTTTGCCGAGCTATTTGTGGGCGTTTTAGGTCATTCACAGCTGATATTCGCCATTGCTGTGCTAAACCAGAAGATGGAAAGTTGGTTGTATGCGCATCAGCAGATGCTCAATTATTTTGGAGGTGTCCCACAGCTGATAGTCCCTGATAACTTAAAATCCGCCGTCACTAAGCCTGGTAAGTTTCCGGTTATTAATCGAAGTTATCAGGAGATGTCGGAGCACTACGGGTTTGTGATAGAACCCGCACGGGTGCGCAGACCGCAAGACAAATCATTGGCGGAAATCGGAGTTTTGCTGGTCACTCGTTGGATCACCGTGGTCCTTCGGCGGCGGCAGTTCTTTAGTTTAGAAGAGATGAATGTGGCGATCAGGGAGCTGCTTGAAGTACTAAACAATCGACCGTTTAAACGCTACGAAGGGTGCAGGCGTTCCCGGTTCGAGACTCAGGAATCTGAGACACTCATGCCCCTGACTGCCGAGCCTTTTGATATTGGTCACTGGATCCATCATCAAAAAGTAGACAGAGACTACCATGTGTACGTTTATGGTCACGCGTATTCTGTTCCCTTTGAGTTTGCGCATCAGTACGTTGATATCAAAGTCTGTCCAAAAAAAGTAGAAGTCTACTGCCATCATAAGCAAGTTGCAATTCATGTCCGCAGCCATGTTCAGGGTGGTGCAACAACAGAGAATCGGCACAGGCCTAAAAGCCACAGAGCCTATGCAGAGCAATCAAGAGAGAGTTTTTTAAAGTGGGCTGAAGGGGTTGGCTCTTGTACGGTTTCAGTAGTCACCGCGCAATTTTCAGAACAGGCTGACCACTCGTTGAAGGGGTGTAAAGCTTGCGTCCAGCTGCAAAAATTGCTCGGACAATATGGAGCGAACCGCTTGGAAAATGCATGTAAATGCGCCTGTGAAATCCAATCACTGACAGCGAGTAGTGTGCGCTCTATATTGCAGTGTAACCTTGATAAAACGGATACAAATGAAGAGGTAGCTCAGCTATCACTGCCGCTACATCATAATGTACGTGGAGCAAATTATTACAGTGGCGAGGGGGATGGTCATGAGTAA